The genomic stretch CGGGGTGGCGCGGCCTCCTCTTGGGGACGGTGGCGGGGGGCCTGGCGCCGGGCGGGCCGTACGTCAGCCTGCCGATCGTCGCGGGGTTTCTAAAGTCGGGGGCGGGCATGGGGACGATGGTGGCGTTTCTGACGGGCTGGTCGCTGTGGGCGGTGGGCCGGTTGCCGATGGAGGTGGGGATCCTGGGTTGGAAGTTTACGGTGGTGCGTTTGGCGAGCACATTTTTCTTTCCGCCGATCGCGGGATGGATTGCGCAGACGTTCTTCAGGAGCCTGAAGTGACCTTGCGCGGCGAGTCGGCGCTTTTTCGAGCCGCCCGCGTAAGCGGGCGGGGGGTCGGCGCGTCGCGCTCACGCCCCGAGGCCCGAGGCGATGTGGCGAAGGCGTTCGATGTAGGCCAGGCGTTCGGGCGTCAGGTCGCGCCGCACTTCGGCCGTGTCGCGGTAGATTTCGAGCATGAAGGTCCCCGCGAACTTCACTTCCGCCAGGGCCCGCGCGACGTCCTCGAAAGGCACGACGCCCATGCCCGGCAACCTGTGGTCGTCCTCCCGGCCGTCGTTGTCGTGCAGATGAACTCCCCAGAGCCTCGGCCCCATCTCGTGGATGGTCTCGACCGGGCGGCCGGCGAGCGTCGCGTGGCCGGAATCGTAGGCGAGGCCGAAGCGCGTGCTGTCCAGCGTGTCGGCGACGTCGCGCAGAAACCTTGCGTCGCGGCCGAACATCGGCGGCGGCATGTTCTCCAGGAGGAAACGGACGTCGGCGCGTTCGGCGATGCGGACGAGTTCCTCGGCGCTTCGGCGGAGGGCGGCGGGCCGGCCGGCGTCGTTCTCCGTCTCGCCTGGGCCGACGGGATGGACGATGACGTCGCGGCAACCGAGGCGGCGGGCGAAGTCGGCCTCGGCGCGGGCCAATTCCATCGAGGCCTCGCGAACGTCGGCGTCGGGCGAGGAAAGGTCGAACGCCGGACCCTCGAACTGCTCCAGGTTGATGTAACCGTGGAGGCTGTCGATGAGGAGTCCGGCGTCCTGGAGCGTCGAGCGGATGCGTTCGGCCTCGGCGCCTCGGAGATAGTTGCGATAGACCTGGATGCGGCGGGCGCCGGCGGCCCGGACGAGGGCGATCTCTTCCTGGACGTTCCACTTCTCGAAGTCGAAGGCGATGACGGCGCCGAGCGGGAGTTCGGGCATGGTCACGGGGATCCGAGTCGCTTGCGGATGTAGTCGGCGCGTGCGATGTCGCGTTCGGACTCCGCCAGTTCCGCCCCCCGGATTTTCTGAATGTGCCCCGGCCGGGTGAGAAGAAACAGTTCGTTGACCGT from Planctomycetota bacterium encodes the following:
- a CDS encoding permease; the encoded protein is MLIPTAVMGVLALVLFAVAYRRGGGQWAEGLKASGVMLVEILPLLVFAFVVAGMVQVLLPREALSRWVGEESGWRGLLLGTVAGGLAPGGPYVSLPIVAGFLKSGAGMGTMVAFLTGWSLWAVGRLPMEVGILGWKFTVVRLASTFFFPPIAGWIAQTFFRSLK
- a CDS encoding sugar phosphate isomerase/epimerase, coding for MPELPLGAVIAFDFEKWNVQEEIALVRAAGARRIQVYRNYLRGAEAERIRSTLQDAGLLIDSLHGYINLEQFEGPAFDLSSPDADVREASMELARAEADFARRLGCRDVIVHPVGPGETENDAGRPAALRRSAEELVRIAERADVRFLLENMPPPMFGRDARFLRDVADTLDSTRFGLAYDSGHATLAGRPVETIHEMGPRLWGVHLHDNDGREDDHRLPGMGVVPFEDVARALAEVKFAGTFMLEIYRDTAEVRRDLTPERLAYIERLRHIASGLGA